The Halotia branconii CENA392 region TCACGTAACTGTTCATCCAATTGAGGTTGGATGATTTCTTCAACCCAAATTAAAAACACTCCTTTTGACGTAGTAATCGGTTTGAGAATCTGTGGCGGGGTTGCAGCAAAGACAACTGCTCCAATCTCTGGACGAAAGTCTTTGCGATATCGCAGCCCTTGATATCCGTAGGTACGGCGGATTTCTGGTTCTGAGATATATGAACGAGCAATTTCTGGAAAACTAATTTCACCTTGTTCTAGGGCATAAAACAGTTCTAAGGCCACGTCTCTATCATCAAGAGTGACTTCATAAGTGACAGCCGCGACATAATCTAGTTGGTGTTGATAAAAAAACCGTTCGACCTGAGTCGCAAACAGACGATTCGCCAATTTCTGATAAAGGACTTGGTTATAAACTAGTTCTTCAAGCTCAGTCAAAGACAAATAATGTTTTGTCAACCAATTCCAAGTATCTTTAGCTTTAACGAGTTTGTGAGTTAAGCGTAAGTCATCTCCTGCTTGCTGTATTTCTTCTGGTGTGACTGTAATTCCTGCTTGCTGTGCTACTTCTGCAATCATTTTTTGAGATGCGATCGCTTCTATTACACTGGGAATTTGGCAGGAAAGTTTGAGGCTACGGATGATGTCTAAATGAGAAATGGTCAAGGTTTCAGGCATAGTACAATTCCTTTAATCACTATGACTACAGATCTAAACTGCCTTTTTGCAGTTTCTTAAACGGATCTAGAACAAAGTCAATCACCCGCCGTTGGCGAATAATCACTTCTGCGGTTGCAGTCTGGCCTGCGGTTAAGAAAATACGTTTGTCGCCATTTTCGACATATCGTTGCAATAAGGCGATGTCTAACTCAAAGGTTTCGATATTTCCTTGGGGTGTTTGAGTGAGTTTAGAATCGGGAGCAATCCAAGTAACTTGGCCTTGGACGATGCCATACTCTTGAAAAGGGTAAGCATCAAACTTGATTTTTACTGGCATTCCCACCTTCAAAAAGCCGCTATCTTGAATAGGCATATTAGCTTTGAGGATGAAGCTAGTATTTTTGGGCGCAATTTGGGCAATTCTTTGACCAGGTTGTACTACTACTCCTGGTTTGCTAAATGGCAACTCAAAAATCACCCCATTAATCGGCGATCGCACTATTCTTTGCTGGATCTGAAGTTTTAAAGACATGATTTGGCTGATAGTTTGAGCAATCTGAGATTGCACACCAGCTATTTGTGTTTGCAAGTCTTTGAGTTGTTGCTGATTTTTCAGCATTGCCAGTTCGCCAGTTTGCAATAAACTTTGATAGCTGTTTTGCTCACCTTGCAATTGCAGCTTTGCTTGCTCGATATCAGATTGCAACTGATTCATCGTTGCCCGATAGCGGTTAATCTCTTCAGTTGAGCGCAATTGTGCTTGTTTGACATCAGATTGAGCTTTTTTGTAGAGTCGCTTGCTTTCTTGTTGGGCTTTTCTGAGTTGGTCAATTTGGGTTGCAGAAACTGCCCCATCCTTAACAAGTCGATTAAAGCGTTCAACTTGTCGAGAATCTATACTTAAAACACTTTCAGCAGACAGTTGGTCATCATGAGCTGTATTGATCTGCTGCTGTGCTTGACTGACTAATGCTTGTTTCTCTAACTTTTGCAAGTTATAGATACTCTGTTTAACATCCAGGTTTTGTTTGGCCTGGTTCACTAGGGACATTTTTTCTAAAGCTTGAGATTGATTTTGTTGTTCTTGAACGTTCAGTGCTAACTGGATTTGGTTTTTGAGAATATCAAACTGCGATCGCTGATTTTGTAGTCCAGTGAGTTTTGCTTGGGCTTGCTGGAGTTCTGTTCGTAAAATATCAGACTCGATTTCCAATAAAATCTGTCCGGCTTTGACTGCATCGCCTTCTTTAACCTTGACAGCTTGGATGCTACCGCCCGCCTGCGAGTCTAATTTTTGGGTTGCACCTTCAGGTTCTATCCTTCCTCTGGCGCTTCCGGTTTCATCTACCTTCGAGAGTGTTGCCCAAGGTAAGAGCAAGAAAACAAAAGCCACTAGCACATATAAAACGCTACGAGTCCAAACTCTAGGTAAGGCATCTAGGAGTTCTTCAGTGCCGTGATACCAATCTTGTTGATCAGTTACACTCTCTGTCTGCTCGTCAACCTCAGTGTTTGGGCGAGTTGGAGACTCGTGCAGTTGATCATCTAGTATTTTTGAAGAATCGGGAGATAAATAGGGCATGGTTCTTAATACAAGAAATTAGAAACTAAGAAATATTTCCTAGTTCCTGATAAATTCAACCGGTCTGAGCCAGTTGTTGTTGATTGAGATAGTAGTAATGACCTTGTTTAGTAATTAATTCGTCGTGAGTACCGCTTTCGACCAATACGCCAGAATCTAAAACTAAGATCAAATCAGCATGACGCACAGTAGACAGGCGATGAGCAATGATGACACTAGTGCGCCCTTTGAGAATTGTTTTGAGATTGTTTTGGATAATTCGTTCTGATTCTGAATCTAGGTGACTAGTAGCTTCATCAAAAAGTAATAAGCGGGGATTTCCTAGCAAAGCACGGGCGATCGCTATACGCTGGCGTTGTCCTCCTGAAAGCATCCCACCGCCTTCACCAATTTGAGATTCGTAACCCATTGGGAGTTGTTGAATAAATTCATCTGCTCCCGCTAGTCGTGCTACTTGAATAATTTCTTCTAAAGAAGCTTCGGGATGAGCGATCGCAATATTTTCTCGAATCGTACTACCAAACAAAAAAGTATCTTGATCGACCACACCGATTTGCGATCGCAGCGATCGTAGAGAAATATTCGTAACGTCGCGATCGTCTATTAGCACTTGACCATCTGTAGGGGGATACAAACCCAAAATCAATTTACTGAGGGTGGTCTTCCCGGAACCACTACGTCCAACCACCGCCACCATTTGCTCTGGTTGGATTTCAAAGCTGATATTTTCCAGCACGTTTGTCTGACTTTCTGGGTGATAACGGAAAGTAACATCATGAAAGCGAATATGACCGCGAAGTTTACCTAAAGGCTTGCGGGGTTTATTTTGTAAGTCTTCTTCTGGTTCGGCTTCTAAAACATCATTAATACGTTCAGTGGAAATAATAATTTCTTGTAATTCATTCCATAACAATGACAGCCGCTGAAAAGGACTCAAAACGTTACCTACCAACATGTTAAAAGCTACTAATTGGCCAATGGTGAGTTCCCCTTGAATCACTTGCCAGGCTCCAAACCACAATAAAGAAGCATTGACAAAAGTTTGAATTACTCCACTAATAATTTGCAGGCGATTACCAATTACCTGAGCATTAAAGCCTTTTCTAATTAAATTATTGAGTAGTTCTTCCCAACGCCAGCGCACTGTCTGTTCAATTGCCAATGAGCGAACTGTGCGAATCCCTGTCAAAGATTCGATCAGATAACTGTTTTCTTTGGCTCCAGCATTAAAAATCTCTCTAGAAATGCGGCGTAAAATATTTGTGCTAGCCAATGCCAAGATAAAAAATGGCGGCACAGTCACTAATACAAATAAAGCCATGCGCCAGCTATACCAAAACATCATGGCTAGATAAATGACCAATGTCAGTAAATCCAGAATGATTGAGAGGGTTTCGCCGGTTAAAAAGCGCTGAATTTTTTGGGTTTCTTGAATCCGAGAAACGATATCTCCTACATAACGCGACTCGAAGTATGCAAGAGGCAAGTTGAAGACATGTTTCATGAAACCCACCAGCAGAGAAATACTCACGCGGTTGGCTGTGTGATCTAGCAGATATTGCCGTACTCCATTCATGGCAATACCGAATAAACCAAAAAGGATCATCCCCATACCAACGGCGTTTAAGGTAGGAATACTCCGCTGTACAAGGACTCGATCTAACAACAGTTGAGTAAATACAGGTGTTACCAGTCCAAATAACTGAATTAGCACTGAAGCAATTAATACTTCTAAAAGTACCTTATGGTGGGGTTTGATTAATCCAAAAAACTTCCAAAAGTTGGCACTCTCGTCTTGAGATTCTTTCAGCAGGTCTGTTGGTTGCAGTAACAAGGCATAATCAGTCCAACCTGCTTGAAATTCCTTTTTTGTCAGACTGCGTTGACCAACTGCCGGATCGCCCACAATTACCCGCTCTTTGGTGATTTCATAAACGACAATAAAGTGGTTGCCTTCCCAATGAGCGATCGCCGGCAAAGATTGTTCTGCTAATTTATCAAGGGTAGCTCTGACAGGACGGGTAGCAAAACCGAGGCTTTCCGCTACTGTTGCTAAAGCTTGCAAAGATGCACCACTGCGATTGACATTAGTCATATCTCGCAAGCGATTCACACTAAAATGTTTGCCCCAATAACTACCAACCATCACTAAACAAGTAGCTCCACAGTCGGCGGCACTTTGTTGGGCATAGAAAGGATAACGCCGAGATACCTTTTTCCACCAATGCCCTATTTGTACTTTCGGATGAGGAAAGTAAGGGCGTAGTTTGTTCGGCTTTGGTTTTGGTGCAGTCTGCTTGGGGAAAGGAATAATTTTCCCACGCAGATTTGTTTGTGCTGGTTTTAACGGAGTCTGACGAATTTTTTTATGAGTAATAGTGGTGGTAGGAGTTGCATTCAAGTTAATAAACGCTGATAACTCTGGCCAATGTTGCAGTGCTGTTTGCCAATAAGCATCTTTCAGTACATATACAGTCGATGGTTGTATTACTTTCCAGTCCTGCTGTTGAGATATCTGCATCTCTGGGGCTATAAATTTATGCCCGTCTGTACTTGAAAATTCGCCTCGATATAAAAGCCATAATTGACAATTTTGAGACAATTCTGGCGGTAACAGACCAATTTTCAGATTATGGCGCTCAAATAAAGATAATGCTTGCAGAATACTCGGTACAGAGATGGGATGCTGGGGCGACTTGTAACAATAAGTTAATAATAAATCCCAAAGTTCAGCGCGAGCCAACAGGCGATCGCTAATATGGGGATATCTATGCATTAAAGTTTGCAAAATTTCGCCTGGGAGATAGCAAAGCTTTAGCCCATCAGAAGCCCTAGCAGTATAAGCTTGCCATTCTCTTTGTGCAAACAGCGTTCCTTCACCAAACGAAAACCCTGTTGTCATAGTTGTGATCAGATTCTCAGCACAATCTAAGAGCCTGACTTTACCAGCTAAAACTAAGTAAATTCCTGATTTTGCCTGTGTTAATTGCCAAAACTGCTTTGCCAAAGGTGGTTCAACAATCTCTACCACCTCTAAACAGTCTTCTAAATCTACTTCAGAAAGCTGTTCACCAAAAACTGATGTAATTTCTTTACCTAAATGATGCTTAGAAAACACGGTTAGCATTTGCTCACCTCCCTAACACGCCACATACCTAAATCAGTCATCAGTCATCAGTTACTGTTCACTGTGATGAGTGATCAATCAATTTGCAAAATTTTCCAAATTCCTGGTTATTGAGGAGATTTAGGTAAATTATTTTGCCAAATTGGCACTAGCGTTGGAAGTATGTAAAAATCGCTGGCGCAAGCATTGTAGTTGAGAAAAGCTTGCTTTTTTATAGCTTGATTTTGAGAATAACTAAGTGTCATAATTATAACTGGTTGTTGTTGACAGTAAAATGCAGACGCACGAAAATGTTGCAGCTGAGTGTGAAGCCCTCCTAGCCGAGATTTCACATACAGATGCACCATAAGTTAGCCAACACTGGCTAACTCTGTAGTTACTTAATACGCAACTAAGCTGGGTTTCTCCCCCTGGTACTTTGGGAGTCTAGGGGGTAGTTCCCAGTTAAACTTAGAACTTTGGTTGTTATCCTCTAGCAATTTGGGAGTCTAAAGGGTAGTTCCCAGTTAAACTTAGAACTTTAGTTGTTACCCTCTAGCAATTTGGGAGTCTAGAGAGTGAATCTAAGCTTAGAAACTTGCGGTTTAAGAAGATACCAATATATCAGTCAGATTTTCAACTTTTATGCTTTTAGGTTTTCTAGCTGGTATCTTAATTTTTACCCTAGTCCCTAATAGTGATTTATTACTAATATTTTACGATAATTAAATAAATCCTCCTCACTGTATGTACATCTCTCACTCCCTTTTGTGAGAATGGCATCGCTGTGAGCCACAAAACTATATTTGCCGTTAATTTTAGCAGTGTTTTAAACACCTAGCGATCGCCAATTTTTAGAATCCTAATTCTCACTACAGAGGACGTGCGAAGGCTATCTATACAGGTAGATCACACTTGTTTCAAACAGAAGTATTTAGTCACTATGCAGTGCCTAGTTTTAAATTAATTTTCTAATTTAACCCTTTTATGTTAAATCCATATCAGACCCTCATCATGTCACAACAATAATCACGTTGTTCTTTCAAGAACATGGATTTTGAGTGGATATCTGCTGCCATGTTTGTGTTTGTCCGCAGATAATAGATGAACTGATTAGCCTTGCCAGGGAATCTTGAAAAATATCAAGTATAAAAATCAGGGTTTTCATACATAAGTCAGCTTATCAACAGTACTAAAATTTTGAAAATACCTCTTAGGGTAGATTATAAATTTCTTATGAATGAATAAATTAAAGAGTTTGTAAGATTACTTGATTGATTGTTGATTGATTCAAAGTTAGGCTTAACCTTGATTTTGATATCTATTTTAGAAACAACTATCCAAAAAAATATTCCTAACCAATGGCTAGGAACGAGATAGCGTCAGGATTTGCCAGTTAAGTTGATATTAATGGCAAAATTAAGGAAGAAGTATTTTCATTGTGCGTTGTGAACGATAGTTTATAAATATCTGTCTAAGAATTTGTGAACTATTAAGTTTGTATAAAATAGTAGCGATCGCATTTCTTTACGAAACCTTTGCTTCTAAAGATTTAAGTAACTCCGTATTCACACCAGACTCACGAGTCAAAGCAATTTTGCCGGTACGAGCCATTTCCCTCAGACCAAATTTTTGTAGTACCTGAACTATCGCCACCATCTTACCTGGATCTCCTACAACTTCCAAAGTTAGAGAATCTTCTGCTACATCTACGACTCTTGCCCGAAAAATCTGAGCTAGTTCGATCACTTCTGAGCG contains the following coding sequences:
- a CDS encoding peptidylprolyl isomerase, coding for MPETLTISHLDIIRSLKLSCQIPSVIEAIASQKMIAEVAQQAGITVTPEEIQQAGDDLRLTHKLVKAKDTWNWLTKHYLSLTELEELVYNQVLYQKLANRLFATQVERFFYQHQLDYVAAVTYEVTLDDRDVALELFYALEQGEISFPEIARSYISEPEIRRTYGYQGLRYRKDFRPEIGAVVFAATPPQILKPITTSKGVFLIWVEEIIQPQLDEQLREKIIAELFSDWLKLQIECIEVVIQLDSGSNQSQN
- a CDS encoding HlyD family efflux transporter periplasmic adaptor subunit, giving the protein MPYLSPDSSKILDDQLHESPTRPNTEVDEQTESVTDQQDWYHGTEELLDALPRVWTRSVLYVLVAFVFLLLPWATLSKVDETGSARGRIEPEGATQKLDSQAGGSIQAVKVKEGDAVKAGQILLEIESDILRTELQQAQAKLTGLQNQRSQFDILKNQIQLALNVQEQQNQSQALEKMSLVNQAKQNLDVKQSIYNLQKLEKQALVSQAQQQINTAHDDQLSAESVLSIDSRQVERFNRLVKDGAVSATQIDQLRKAQQESKRLYKKAQSDVKQAQLRSTEEINRYRATMNQLQSDIEQAKLQLQGEQNSYQSLLQTGELAMLKNQQQLKDLQTQIAGVQSQIAQTISQIMSLKLQIQQRIVRSPINGVIFELPFSKPGVVVQPGQRIAQIAPKNTSFILKANMPIQDSGFLKVGMPVKIKFDAYPFQEYGIVQGQVTWIAPDSKLTQTPQGNIETFELDIALLQRYVENGDKRIFLTAGQTATAEVIIRQRRVIDFVLDPFKKLQKGSLDL
- a CDS encoding peptidase domain-containing ABC transporter; the encoded protein is MLTVFSKHHLGKEITSVFGEQLSEVDLEDCLEVVEIVEPPLAKQFWQLTQAKSGIYLVLAGKVRLLDCAENLITTMTTGFSFGEGTLFAQREWQAYTARASDGLKLCYLPGEILQTLMHRYPHISDRLLARAELWDLLLTYCYKSPQHPISVPSILQALSLFERHNLKIGLLPPELSQNCQLWLLYRGEFSSTDGHKFIAPEMQISQQQDWKVIQPSTVYVLKDAYWQTALQHWPELSAFINLNATPTTTITHKKIRQTPLKPAQTNLRGKIIPFPKQTAPKPKPNKLRPYFPHPKVQIGHWWKKVSRRYPFYAQQSAADCGATCLVMVGSYWGKHFSVNRLRDMTNVNRSGASLQALATVAESLGFATRPVRATLDKLAEQSLPAIAHWEGNHFIVVYEITKERVIVGDPAVGQRSLTKKEFQAGWTDYALLLQPTDLLKESQDESANFWKFFGLIKPHHKVLLEVLIASVLIQLFGLVTPVFTQLLLDRVLVQRSIPTLNAVGMGMILFGLFGIAMNGVRQYLLDHTANRVSISLLVGFMKHVFNLPLAYFESRYVGDIVSRIQETQKIQRFLTGETLSIILDLLTLVIYLAMMFWYSWRMALFVLVTVPPFFILALASTNILRRISREIFNAGAKENSYLIESLTGIRTVRSLAIEQTVRWRWEELLNNLIRKGFNAQVIGNRLQIISGVIQTFVNASLLWFGAWQVIQGELTIGQLVAFNMLVGNVLSPFQRLSLLWNELQEIIISTERINDVLEAEPEEDLQNKPRKPLGKLRGHIRFHDVTFRYHPESQTNVLENISFEIQPEQMVAVVGRSGSGKTTLSKLILGLYPPTDGQVLIDDRDVTNISLRSLRSQIGVVDQDTFLFGSTIRENIAIAHPEASLEEIIQVARLAGADEFIQQLPMGYESQIGEGGGMLSGGQRQRIAIARALLGNPRLLLFDEATSHLDSESERIIQNNLKTILKGRTSVIIAHRLSTVRHADLILVLDSGVLVESGTHDELITKQGHYYYLNQQQLAQTG